The Mesorhizobium sp. AR02 genomic interval TGATCATGTCGCCATTGTTGACCGTCGCAACCGTGATCTCCTCCGACAGGGCGGCACTTGCCACCAGTGCCGATACGGCGGCCGACAGGCCAAGAATTCCAATACGCTTACCGATAGGCATTTCGTCTCCTCCTTTACGAATGCGCATGTGTAAGTGGACATGCATATATATTTTATTGCGCTATGGGAAAGCCGAGTCAAGGCGGCTATGCTTGATTTTCGACACCATACCGTCACCAAGCCAGTCGATATTCCTGGTTCGGCATGCTCAAGAAGACCGCACTCGCAGCAAAATAAGTGTACATGCGTTCAGTTTCTGTTGACTTCGCGGTTGCCGCGATTTACCTCGGCTGCAGCCAAGCGCTATCGTGGGGCTGGTGCTACTGTGACGGCATCCGGTCCGGCTGGGGGAGAGAAGGAATTGCAGCAATGAGCCGCCGAAGGCAGATCGCCTCCGAAGCCGCGGGGCCGACGATTACCGCCGGCGAAATCCTGGTCGAGATCATGGCGACGGACCCCGGTCTGGGTTTCCTCGAACCACTGACGCTGGTCGGGCCATTCCCCAGCGGCGCGCCGGCCATCTTCATCGACCAGGTGGCAAGACTGGGCGGCGGCGCCGGGCTCATCGGCTGCGTCGGCCGCGACGATTTTGGAACGATCAACCTGGAAAGGCTGAAACGCGACAGCGTCGACGTCTCGGCCGTGTCGGTCAGCGACCGCTATCCCACGGGAAGCGCTTTCGTGCGCTACAGGCCCGACGGCGGCCGGGACTTCGTCTACAACATCGCCGAATCCGCCGCCGGGCAAATCCGTCTCACCGACGCGGCGCGCGCGCTGGCGGAAAGGGCCGGCCATCTGCATGTCATGGGCTCGACCTTGTCGGTAGCCGGGCTGAAGGAGATCGTCGCCTATGCCTTGAAATCGGTGCGAGCCCGTGGTGGCTCGACCTCTTTCGATCCGAATATGCGCAAGGAGTTGATCGACGGCGCCGACGGCGTGCAATTTTCAGCGCTGGTCGACGATGCCGATCTGTTGTTGCCCTCCGGCGACGAGTTGCTTGCCGCCGCCGGGGTCGATGACGAAGGCCAGGCAGTGAAGGCGTTGATCTCCCGAGGCGTCGGCGAGATCGTGTTGAAGCGGGGCGCTGCCGGCTCGTCCTGGTTCG includes:
- a CDS encoding sugar kinase, whose amino-acid sequence is MSRRRQIASEAAGPTITAGEILVEIMATDPGLGFLEPLTLVGPFPSGAPAIFIDQVARLGGGAGLIGCVGRDDFGTINLERLKRDSVDVSAVSVSDRYPTGSAFVRYRPDGGRDFVYNIAESAAGQIRLTDAARALAERAGHLHVMGSTLSVAGLKEIVAYALKSVRARGGSTSFDPNMRKELIDGADGVQFSALVDDADLLLPSGDELLAAAGVDDEGQAVKALISRGVGEIVLKRGAAGSSWFGADGARIDCAGFRVEEVDPTGAGDCFGATYLTCRRKGMEPAKALFYANAAGARNVTRRGPMEGTAGFDVLDGFIAGTARAT